One Aquamicrobium sp. genomic region harbors:
- a CDS encoding IclR family transcriptional regulator, which yields MKTTVGRTLAILECVSRSDGITPAEMAKAVGLPASTIYRYLAILVEQGFARKDGNRFMPGHRLHSMQNGEPGYQEFVSLIHDDLEALTFEGGATVFLCVREGAYSHAIKVIEPAQRLKLTMQAGERLPLYASASSKILLAFADENFQRAYLKTTELKPLASGTIRDPEELRKGLQEIRSRGYAISMSEVDEMAAAVAFPIVDRNGSTVMSLAVSGIEQRFVGQSGEELVALVGKYASIISEKLAHYQNLGAGTLGEGGRDADD from the coding sequence ATGAAGACGACCGTCGGACGGACCCTGGCTATCCTCGAATGCGTGTCGCGCTCGGATGGCATCACGCCGGCCGAAATGGCCAAGGCCGTCGGCCTACCCGCCAGCACGATCTACCGCTATCTGGCAATCCTGGTCGAGCAGGGCTTCGCCCGCAAGGACGGCAACCGGTTCATGCCGGGGCACCGGCTGCATTCCATGCAGAACGGCGAGCCCGGCTACCAGGAATTCGTCTCGCTGATCCATGACGACCTCGAGGCGCTGACCTTCGAGGGCGGGGCGACGGTTTTCCTGTGCGTGCGCGAAGGCGCCTATTCGCACGCGATCAAGGTGATCGAGCCGGCGCAGCGCCTGAAGCTCACCATGCAGGCGGGAGAGAGGCTGCCTCTCTATGCGTCGGCCTCGTCCAAGATCCTCCTGGCGTTCGCCGACGAGAATTTCCAGCGCGCCTATCTCAAGACGACGGAGCTCAAGCCGCTGGCAAGCGGGACGATCAGGGACCCCGAGGAGCTCAGGAAAGGCCTTCAGGAAATCCGGAGCCGCGGCTACGCGATCAGCATGTCTGAAGTCGACGAAATGGCGGCCGCGGTCGCGTTCCCGATCGTCGACAGGAACGGCTCGACGGTGATGTCGCTGGCCGTCTCGGGCATCGAGCAGCGCTTCGTAGGCCAGTCCGGGGAAGAGCTCGTCGCGCTGGTCGGGAAATACGCGTCGATCATCTCGGAGAAGCTCGCCCACTACCAGAACCTCGGAGCCGGGACGCTGGGCGAGGGAGGCCGCGATGCAGACGATTAG
- a CDS encoding ABC transporter permease produces the protein MSRNRQSSLRLPSPANVLVGASIVIVAFLLLTPVVMIVWSAFIDSVFISFPPRGYTLKWFDAAIRYPSFINGFVVSLQVAAITATLGVILGAAASLVLVRGSFPGRGTMNTLLLSPLMVPNIVLGTALYMFFIGVSDRLGIDVSGGIPSLVCAHLLLTLPWCVRLISANLIGGDRSIEEAAANLGANPWVVFYRVTLPQMRSGVIAAALFSFIISFENLELSLFLVGPGQTTLPIAIMQYLEFNMDPTIAAISTVQILVIAGLLVITDRFVKLSRIV, from the coding sequence ATGAGCCGCAACCGCCAATCGTCGCTGCGCCTGCCCTCCCCCGCCAACGTTCTCGTCGGCGCCTCGATCGTCATCGTCGCGTTCCTGCTGCTGACGCCGGTGGTGATGATCGTCTGGTCGGCGTTCATCGACAGCGTGTTCATCAGCTTTCCGCCGCGTGGCTACACGCTGAAATGGTTCGACGCGGCCATCCGCTATCCCTCCTTTATCAACGGCTTCGTCGTCAGCCTCCAGGTCGCGGCGATAACCGCCACGCTCGGCGTCATTCTCGGCGCCGCCGCCAGCCTCGTTCTCGTCAGGGGCAGCTTTCCCGGTCGCGGGACGATGAACACCCTGCTGCTCTCGCCGCTGATGGTGCCGAACATCGTGCTCGGAACCGCGCTCTACATGTTCTTCATCGGCGTTTCCGACCGGCTGGGCATCGACGTCTCGGGCGGCATCCCCTCGCTCGTCTGCGCCCACCTTCTCCTGACGCTGCCCTGGTGCGTGCGGCTGATCAGCGCCAACCTGATCGGCGGCGACCGCTCGATCGAGGAGGCGGCGGCCAATCTCGGCGCCAATCCCTGGGTGGTGTTCTATCGCGTGACGCTGCCGCAGATGCGCTCCGGCGTCATCGCCGCCGCGCTCTTCAGCTTCATCATCTCGTTCGAGAATCTCGAACTGTCGCTGTTCCTCGTCGGCCCCGGGCAGACCACCCTGCCGATCGCCATCATGCAGTATCTCGAGTTCAATATGGACCCGACGATCGCGGCGATCAGCACCGTGCAGATCCTGGTCATCGCCGGATTGCTCGTCATCACCGACAGGTTCGTCAAACTGAGCAGGATCGTCTGA
- a CDS encoding ABC transporter permease — MNTLTGSYPPAVRRWNGPTLGASLALGPALLVIICFQILPLLTLLRYSFNRFTPTELMTEAFTFENYVRFLVEPYFQEVLLTTLGLSVLCTVSSLILGYPVAYFLARTQSRFKSLMLIIILFPLLIGNVVRAAGWMAFLGRGGIMNYVLLQTGIISEPLELLFTPLAVFMGLLGVMLPFMILTLQGVLENIDPNLISAAQNLGANPSTSFRRIVLPLSMPGVAAGCVLVFMLGMNAYATPVLLGGSSFKMMSPILYSQISVASNWPFGSALAFILILVTLIATLASTYLLSRQAQVLR, encoded by the coding sequence ATGAACACGTTGACGGGTTCCTATCCGCCCGCCGTCAGGCGCTGGAACGGCCCGACCCTCGGCGCCAGCCTGGCGCTGGGGCCGGCCCTCCTCGTCATCATCTGCTTCCAGATCCTGCCGCTTCTGACGCTGCTGAGGTACAGCTTCAACCGGTTCACGCCGACGGAGCTGATGACGGAGGCGTTCACCTTCGAGAACTATGTGCGTTTCCTGGTCGAGCCGTACTTTCAGGAAGTGCTGCTGACGACGCTCGGCCTGTCAGTCCTGTGCACGGTCTCGTCGCTGATCCTCGGCTATCCGGTCGCCTATTTCCTCGCCCGCACCCAGTCGCGCTTCAAGAGCCTGATGCTCATCATCATCCTCTTCCCGCTGCTGATCGGCAACGTGGTGCGCGCGGCGGGGTGGATGGCCTTTCTCGGGCGCGGCGGCATCATGAATTACGTGCTGCTCCAGACCGGCATCATCAGCGAGCCGCTGGAGCTGCTGTTCACGCCGCTTGCCGTGTTCATGGGGCTGCTCGGCGTCATGCTGCCCTTCATGATCCTGACCCTGCAGGGCGTGCTGGAGAACATCGATCCCAACCTCATCAGCGCGGCCCAGAACCTCGGCGCCAACCCTTCCACCTCGTTCCGGCGCATCGTGCTGCCCCTGTCGATGCCCGGCGTAGCCGCCGGCTGCGTGCTGGTCTTCATGCTCGGCATGAACGCCTATGCGACGCCGGTGCTGCTCGGCGGGTCGTCGTTCAAGATGATGTCGCCGATCCTCTACAGCCAGATTTCCGTGGCGTCGAACTGGCCATTCGGCTCGGCCCTCGCCTTCATCCTGATCCTCGTCACGCTGATCGCCACGTTGGCGTCGACCTACCTACTCTCCAGGCAGGCGCAGGTGTTGCGCTGA
- a CDS encoding ornithine cyclodeaminase family protein, producing the protein MTIFLNEHDVESLLTVPNHVDMLEKAMIDQGRKSTVNTPRRIVKTEKVGLSVLQASVPAINRVGFKTYTTAPGGVRFWVMLFDGSQGSLDAIIEAEHIGLIRTAGASGVATKHLARKDARIGAVLGTGYQAGAQIEAICHARKLDRVYAWSRTPENVRKFADEQSKKLGVEVVPAASAQEAVADADVVVTITSSKTPILKGDWLKEGAHVNLVGAMKPTSREVDDRTLERAALLTVDDWNQAHLEAGEYIEATAAGVISWDDIKEISDVLAGTIPGRQSDKDITVFKSHGIGVWDVAAGQRVLELALEQNVGIKLPIEQAARQLGNGLDPSRLKP; encoded by the coding sequence ATGACCATATTCCTCAACGAGCACGACGTGGAAAGCCTGCTCACCGTTCCCAACCATGTCGACATGCTGGAAAAGGCGATGATCGACCAGGGCAGGAAGTCCACGGTCAACACGCCGCGCCGCATCGTCAAGACTGAGAAGGTCGGCCTGTCGGTGCTGCAGGCGTCGGTTCCGGCCATCAACAGGGTCGGCTTCAAGACCTACACCACCGCGCCGGGCGGCGTGCGCTTCTGGGTGATGCTGTTCGACGGCAGCCAGGGCAGCCTCGACGCCATCATCGAGGCCGAGCATATCGGCCTCATCCGCACCGCCGGCGCGAGCGGCGTCGCCACCAAGCATCTCGCGCGCAAGGATGCGCGGATCGGCGCGGTGCTCGGCACCGGCTATCAGGCCGGCGCCCAGATCGAGGCGATCTGCCACGCCCGCAAGCTCGACAGGGTCTACGCCTGGAGCCGCACGCCGGAGAATGTGCGCAAGTTCGCCGACGAGCAGTCGAAGAAGCTCGGCGTCGAGGTCGTCCCGGCCGCCAGCGCGCAGGAGGCGGTCGCCGATGCCGACGTCGTCGTCACCATCACCTCATCGAAGACGCCGATCCTCAAGGGCGACTGGCTCAAGGAAGGCGCGCACGTCAACCTCGTCGGGGCGATGAAGCCGACCAGCCGCGAGGTCGACGACCGGACGCTGGAGCGCGCAGCGCTGCTGACCGTCGACGACTGGAACCAGGCGCATCTGGAAGCCGGCGAGTACATCGAAGCCACCGCGGCGGGCGTGATCTCGTGGGACGACATCAAGGAGATCAGCGACGTGCTGGCCGGGACCATTCCCGGGCGCCAGTCCGACAAGGACATCACGGTCTTCAAGTCGCACGGCATCGGCGTCTGGGACGTGGCGGCGGGACAGCGCGTGCTCGAGCTCGCGCTGGAGCAGAACGTCGGCATCAAGCTGCCCATCGAGCAGGCCGCCCGGCAGCTCGGAAACGGTCTTGACCCCTCGCGCCTCAAGCCGTGA
- a CDS encoding aspartate/glutamate racemase family protein yields MASICIINPTSTVHLDHGIDEAVRPLKVAGGPDFRVVHIEHARPAVQSQSDSDLAGTQVIDLVAKLDREGGIDAFVIACFSDPGLHAAREETRAAVFGIGESGMLTAMTLGQKIGVISILPNSIPRHWRMFGAMGIEPRIGCDVSVGIGVVELETTPDAMDRMVEKGLWLKDQAQCDVIVLGCAGMAPFEAELTRRIGIPVIDPVRAAAAHALGRVLLKTGAVR; encoded by the coding sequence ATGGCTTCGATATGCATCATCAATCCGACGTCGACCGTTCATCTCGACCATGGGATCGACGAGGCCGTGCGGCCTTTGAAGGTCGCGGGCGGCCCCGACTTCCGGGTGGTTCATATCGAGCACGCCCGCCCCGCGGTGCAGTCGCAGTCGGACAGCGACCTCGCGGGGACGCAGGTCATCGATCTCGTGGCAAAGCTTGATCGCGAGGGCGGCATCGACGCCTTCGTGATCGCCTGCTTCAGCGACCCGGGGCTCCATGCCGCGCGGGAAGAGACGCGCGCGGCGGTTTTCGGGATCGGGGAGAGCGGCATGCTGACCGCGATGACGCTCGGCCAGAAGATCGGCGTGATCTCGATCCTGCCGAACTCGATACCGCGCCACTGGCGCATGTTCGGCGCGATGGGCATCGAGCCCCGGATCGGCTGCGACGTGTCGGTCGGCATCGGCGTCGTCGAGCTGGAGACCACGCCCGATGCGATGGACCGCATGGTCGAGAAGGGCCTGTGGCTCAAGGATCAGGCGCAGTGCGACGTGATCGTGCTGGGCTGCGCCGGCATGGCGCCGTTCGAGGCGGAACTGACCCGCCGCATCGGCATCCCGGTCATCGACCCCGTCCGCGCGGCAGCCGCCCACGCGCTCGGGCGCGTGCTGCTCAAGACGGGAGCCGTCCGTTGA
- a CDS encoding NAD-dependent succinate-semialdehyde dehydrogenase has product MMVTQTDLRTDLFIAGKWRGASQEARIPVADPSTEEVIASVADATVADGIAAVEAAVAAAAGWAARSPRERSQILLRAFTLMSERAEALAVLISRENGKALADARGEVAYAAEFFRWYAEEAVRIGGEIGRSPSGNNHIIVQHRPIGVSVLVTPWNFPAAMATRKIGPALAAGCTCVLKPATETPLTAYAVAGILAEAGVPDGVVNVVTTSRSGAVVSAMLHHPAVRKLSFTGSTEVGRLLLKEAADQVISCSMELGGNAPFIVFDDADLDAALEGAMVAKMRNGGEACTAANRFYVQEGIGAAFAEGLAARMAALAVGPGYDPATELGPLINAASRDKVGELVADTTARGARVLTGGEPLDGVGYFYPPTVLASVPPDAAILDHEIFGPVAPLVTFRTEEEAIALANRTEFGLVSYVYTRDLQKGLRVAAAIESGMVGLNRGLVSDVAAPFGGMKQSGLGREGGHHGLMEFLEPQYVAVTL; this is encoded by the coding sequence ATGATGGTCACTCAAACGGACCTCAGGACGGATCTGTTCATCGCCGGCAAATGGCGCGGCGCCTCGCAGGAGGCCCGGATTCCCGTCGCCGACCCCTCGACCGAGGAGGTCATCGCCAGCGTCGCGGACGCCACCGTCGCCGACGGCATCGCGGCGGTCGAGGCGGCGGTGGCGGCCGCGGCCGGCTGGGCCGCGCGCTCCCCGCGCGAGCGGTCGCAGATCCTCCTGCGCGCCTTCACGCTGATGAGCGAGCGCGCCGAGGCGCTCGCCGTCCTCATCAGCCGCGAGAACGGCAAGGCGCTTGCCGACGCACGCGGCGAGGTCGCCTACGCGGCCGAGTTCTTCCGCTGGTACGCGGAGGAAGCGGTGCGCATCGGCGGCGAGATCGGCCGCTCGCCCTCGGGCAACAACCACATCATCGTCCAGCACCGGCCGATCGGCGTTTCGGTCCTCGTCACGCCGTGGAACTTTCCGGCGGCGATGGCGACGCGGAAGATCGGGCCGGCGCTCGCCGCCGGCTGCACCTGCGTCCTCAAGCCGGCGACCGAGACGCCGCTGACCGCCTATGCCGTCGCCGGCATACTGGCGGAAGCCGGCGTGCCCGACGGCGTCGTCAACGTGGTCACGACCTCCCGTTCCGGCGCAGTCGTCAGCGCGATGCTGCATCATCCCGCCGTGCGCAAGCTCTCCTTCACCGGCTCGACCGAAGTCGGCCGGCTGCTGCTCAAGGAGGCGGCGGATCAGGTGATCAGCTGCTCGATGGAGCTCGGCGGCAACGCGCCCTTCATCGTCTTCGACGACGCCGACCTCGATGCGGCGCTGGAGGGCGCGATGGTCGCCAAGATGCGCAATGGCGGCGAAGCCTGCACGGCGGCGAACCGCTTCTACGTCCAGGAAGGGATCGGCGCGGCCTTCGCCGAGGGCCTCGCGGCGCGGATGGCGGCCCTCGCCGTCGGGCCGGGCTACGACCCCGCGACCGAGCTCGGGCCGCTCATCAACGCCGCGAGCCGGGACAAGGTCGGCGAGCTGGTCGCCGACACGACTGCGCGCGGCGCGCGCGTGCTCACCGGCGGCGAGCCGCTCGACGGCGTCGGCTATTTCTATCCGCCCACCGTGCTCGCCTCGGTGCCGCCGGACGCCGCCATCCTCGACCACGAGATTTTCGGCCCGGTCGCGCCGCTGGTCACGTTCAGGACCGAGGAAGAAGCGATCGCCCTCGCCAACCGGACCGAGTTCGGGCTGGTGTCCTATGTCTACACACGCGACCTGCAAAAGGGCCTGCGCGTCGCCGCGGCCATCGAGAGCGGCATGGTCGGTCTCAACCGCGGCCTGGTTTCCGATGTCGCGGCCCCGTTCGGCGGGATGAAGCAAAGCGGGCTGGGCCGCGAGGGCGGCCATCACGGCCTGATGGAATTCCTCGAACCCCAATACGTCGCCGTCACCCTCTGA
- a CDS encoding acetamidase/formamidase family protein — translation MHHLNATPETIHWGFFDASQEPCLVIDSGETVVMSAVNGGPERMPAAPFVVPDALTTIHRECRAAMPGHICTGPVAVRGLKAGNVLEVRIVDIQLSQDWGWHAYGPSSGLLRGEFEQPAVAHIPLDREAMVARLACGAELPVRPFFGLMAVAPPPAWGRISTLPPRNNGGNMDNKELVAGSTLYLPAFVDGGNFSVGDGHAAQGDGEVTGTAIETGLTGKFEFHARKDMSLEWPMAETPEHLITMGFDPDTDRAMTIALREMVNLVAARTGMPRGDAYTLCSLAGDIRITQAVSSLKGAHFMLAKRYVRTGDDTKIIRRKKDAV, via the coding sequence ATGCATCATCTCAATGCCACTCCAGAAACCATTCACTGGGGCTTCTTCGACGCATCGCAAGAACCGTGCCTGGTCATCGATAGCGGCGAGACCGTGGTCATGTCGGCCGTCAATGGCGGTCCTGAAAGGATGCCCGCGGCGCCCTTCGTCGTTCCCGACGCGCTGACCACGATTCACCGGGAATGCCGGGCCGCGATGCCGGGACATATCTGCACCGGGCCGGTGGCGGTCAGGGGTCTGAAGGCAGGCAACGTGCTTGAGGTGCGCATCGTCGACATTCAGCTTTCCCAGGATTGGGGATGGCATGCCTACGGACCTTCGTCCGGCCTGCTCCGCGGCGAATTCGAACAGCCGGCCGTTGCGCATATTCCGCTCGACAGGGAGGCGATGGTCGCAAGGCTGGCCTGCGGCGCCGAACTGCCGGTCCGGCCCTTCTTCGGGCTGATGGCCGTTGCGCCGCCGCCTGCATGGGGAAGGATCTCGACGCTGCCGCCGCGAAACAACGGCGGCAACATGGACAACAAGGAGCTGGTGGCCGGATCCACCCTATACTTGCCGGCCTTCGTCGACGGCGGGAATTTCTCGGTGGGCGACGGCCACGCCGCGCAGGGCGACGGCGAGGTCACGGGGACCGCCATCGAAACCGGCCTGACGGGGAAGTTCGAGTTCCATGCCCGCAAGGACATGTCGCTCGAATGGCCCATGGCCGAGACACCGGAACACCTCATCACGATGGGGTTCGATCCCGACACCGACAGGGCGATGACCATCGCCCTGCGGGAGATGGTGAACCTTGTGGCAGCACGGACCGGCATGCCCCGCGGCGACGCCTATACGCTGTGCAGCCTCGCCGGAGACATACGCATCACGCAAGCGGTAAGCAGCCTGAAAGGCGCACATTTCATGCTCGCGAAGCGGTATGTCCGAACCGGCGATGACACGAAGATCATCAGGAGGAAGAAAGATGCCGTCTAA
- a CDS encoding ABC transporter ATP-binding protein, producing MQHLKVDNVSHWFGDFQALDSISLDVESSELIALLGPSGCGKTTLLRMIAGFIPTRSGRILLGGKDISENPPYKRNTGMVFQSYALFPHMTVFGNIAFGLEMRDVGKPEIERRVAEVLRLVRLDAMGERYPKQLSGGQQQRVAIARALVVQPDAFLLDEPLSNLDAKLRYSVGQEIRALQQELGLTTVFVTHDQNEALALADRLVVMDRGRIVQSGSAQELYARPVNTFVASFLGHAKLLSGKVAGEGRFSGRGFEVACDTRPFAVGSEQKLCLRAEQIALSAGDGANSLVGKVTSATYLGATTEVVLQVDGMDQAITVHHQNQDGATRVPKIGDTLPFSWRPENGILVSGA from the coding sequence ATGCAACACTTGAAAGTCGACAACGTCTCCCACTGGTTCGGCGATTTTCAGGCGCTGGATTCGATCTCGCTCGACGTCGAGTCGTCCGAGCTGATCGCGCTGCTCGGCCCGAGCGGCTGCGGGAAGACGACGCTGCTGCGCATGATCGCCGGCTTCATCCCGACCCGCAGCGGCCGCATCCTGCTCGGCGGCAAGGACATCTCGGAAAACCCGCCCTACAAGCGCAACACCGGCATGGTGTTCCAGTCCTACGCGCTGTTCCCGCACATGACCGTGTTCGGCAACATCGCCTTCGGGCTCGAGATGCGCGACGTCGGCAAGCCGGAGATCGAGCGGCGGGTGGCCGAGGTGCTGCGCCTCGTGCGGCTCGACGCGATGGGCGAGCGCTATCCCAAGCAGCTTTCGGGCGGGCAGCAGCAGCGCGTCGCCATCGCCCGCGCCCTCGTCGTCCAGCCGGACGCGTTCCTGCTCGACGAGCCGCTGTCGAACCTCGACGCCAAGCTGCGCTACAGCGTCGGCCAGGAAATCCGCGCACTCCAGCAGGAGCTGGGGCTGACGACGGTGTTCGTCACCCACGACCAGAACGAGGCGCTGGCGCTGGCCGACCGGCTGGTGGTCATGGACCGGGGCCGGATCGTCCAGAGCGGCTCGGCGCAGGAGCTTTACGCGCGCCCGGTAAACACCTTCGTCGCCAGCTTCCTCGGGCACGCCAAACTTCTGTCGGGAAAGGTCGCCGGCGAAGGCCGCTTCAGCGGACGCGGCTTCGAGGTCGCCTGCGACACAAGGCCCTTCGCGGTCGGGTCGGAGCAGAAGCTGTGCCTGCGGGCCGAGCAGATCGCCCTTTCCGCCGGCGACGGCGCGAACAGCCTCGTCGGCAAGGTCACCTCGGCGACCTATCTCGGCGCGACCACCGAGGTCGTCCTCCAGGTCGACGGCATGGACCAGGCGATCACCGTCCACCACCAGAACCAAGACGGGGCGACGCGCGTGCCGAAGATCGGCGACACGCTGCCGTTCTCGTGGCGGCCGGAAAACGGCATCCTCGTCTCCGGCGCCTGA
- a CDS encoding extracellular solute-binding protein codes for MSEPAMTRRSSGGRKMPSNWKLNRRQIMALGAGAGVAALGAMGRAHAARPLVVATWGGDNERTIRESAGAMFQSRYGAAPLFETGTPSARKTKLMAEAARPVHSLDIVHLTDADLFQMQRQGYLAEIGAHNVSKYDTIIDQFRTGYSVPTNFSALVLVYNKNHISSMTSWKDLWKKEYAGKIGFSDLTFNQVVPIASAVFGSGITDYASGYEALMALKENGVRTYPSNEAVGNAFASEEIIAGIQWKGRAVQWSQAGLPLAYAMPSEGAFPASFDMGIVRNSGAPENAAHFLDIMLEQEPQLALARAIGQSPVIKNSGIPADLEAAVGFSEKERAEFLKLDLEYAADHDSEVLDWWNQKFKG; via the coding sequence ATGTCCGAACCGGCGATGACACGAAGATCATCAGGAGGAAGAAAGATGCCGTCTAACTGGAAGCTCAATCGCCGACAGATCATGGCGCTCGGCGCTGGCGCCGGTGTTGCCGCACTGGGTGCGATGGGAAGGGCGCATGCCGCTCGCCCGCTTGTCGTCGCGACATGGGGCGGCGACAACGAGCGCACCATCCGCGAATCCGCCGGAGCAATGTTCCAAAGCCGTTACGGCGCGGCGCCGCTTTTCGAGACCGGCACGCCTTCGGCTCGCAAGACCAAGCTGATGGCCGAGGCGGCGCGCCCGGTGCACAGCCTCGATATCGTGCACCTTACCGACGCGGACCTGTTCCAAATGCAGCGGCAAGGCTACCTTGCCGAGATCGGCGCGCACAACGTCTCGAAATACGACACGATCATCGATCAGTTCAGGACAGGCTACAGCGTGCCGACGAACTTCAGCGCGCTCGTCCTCGTCTACAACAAGAACCATATTTCCTCGATGACGTCGTGGAAGGATCTCTGGAAGAAGGAATATGCCGGCAAGATCGGGTTCTCTGACCTGACGTTCAACCAGGTCGTCCCGATCGCTTCCGCCGTGTTCGGAAGCGGCATCACCGACTACGCCTCGGGCTATGAGGCCCTCATGGCACTGAAAGAGAATGGCGTGCGCACCTATCCCTCCAACGAGGCCGTCGGCAACGCCTTCGCAAGCGAGGAGATCATTGCCGGGATCCAGTGGAAAGGACGCGCGGTTCAATGGTCGCAGGCCGGCCTGCCTCTCGCCTATGCCATGCCGAGCGAAGGCGCCTTCCCCGCTTCTTTCGACATGGGCATCGTCCGCAACAGCGGCGCACCGGAAAACGCCGCCCACTTCCTCGACATCATGCTGGAGCAGGAGCCGCAGCTCGCGCTGGCGCGGGCGATCGGACAGTCTCCGGTTATCAAGAACTCCGGGATTCCGGCCGATCTCGAGGCGGCCGTCGGTTTCTCAGAGAAGGAGCGCGCAGAATTCCTCAAGCTGGACCTCGAATACGCGGCCGACCACGACAGCGAGGTGCTGGACTGGTGGAACCAGAAGTTCAAGGGATGA
- a CDS encoding GntR family transcriptional regulator, which yields MTKAAAGDIIGRDTLSQKVYAVLRERILTGQLKQGQRIGELAVSKELGVSATPVREALRLLKGDSLIEYEGRRGARVICPSIAEIVQCYDVRLVLETLALKEADANFTDADRDHFVALAEKTCVAAAPQVMFMRDREFHAFFIEKAANTWVTTFYRAIVDFLLVVRLPSSRKQRFADAGAEHLVIANAIRDRDLETALATLEMQIKRSRDWSIEARTGSAGSEQVSLGKMVK from the coding sequence GTGACGAAAGCCGCCGCAGGGGACATAATCGGGCGCGATACGCTCTCGCAGAAGGTCTATGCCGTTCTGCGTGAACGCATCCTGACCGGCCAGCTCAAGCAGGGCCAGCGGATAGGCGAGCTCGCCGTCTCCAAGGAGCTCGGGGTCAGCGCGACGCCCGTGCGCGAGGCCCTGCGCCTGCTGAAGGGCGACAGCCTCATCGAATATGAGGGCCGGCGCGGCGCGCGGGTGATCTGCCCGTCCATCGCCGAGATCGTGCAGTGCTACGACGTGCGGCTGGTGCTGGAGACCCTGGCGTTGAAGGAGGCCGACGCCAACTTCACCGACGCGGACCGCGACCATTTCGTCGCGCTGGCGGAAAAGACCTGCGTCGCCGCCGCGCCGCAGGTGATGTTCATGCGCGACCGGGAATTCCACGCCTTCTTCATCGAGAAGGCGGCGAACACATGGGTCACCACCTTCTACCGGGCGATCGTCGATTTCCTCCTCGTCGTGCGGCTGCCGAGCTCGCGCAAGCAACGTTTCGCCGACGCCGGCGCCGAGCATCTGGTCATCGCCAACGCCATCCGCGACCGCGACCTCGAGACGGCGCTGGCCACGCTCGAGATGCAGATCAAGCGCTCCCGTGACTGGTCGATCGAGGCGCGCACCGGCTCAGCCGGGAGCGAACAGGTTTCCCTCGGGAAGATGGTGAAATGA
- a CDS encoding PotD/PotF family extracellular solute-binding protein has translation MFRSHFSRRSVLGMGAAAGAVMLTGMPARAAGQIVVTTWGGDNERAIRESAGAAMGQERGTSVIFDTGTPSARKTKLLAEAGRPRNSIDVVHLTDSDMYQMQRQGFLLDINEQVVPGYDRILEELRTPYSVPTNFSALVLVYNRNHVSSMTSWKDLWKDEYKGRIGMTDLSYDKIIQIASATFGSGTSDYAPGYEALLALKELGVRIYPSNEACGNAFASEEIVAAIQWKGRAVQWAEAGLPLDYAVPVEGGYPTSFEMAITKNSGNIEEAGAFLDFMLRPESQLALAEAIGQAPVVHDAALPPELQEKVAFTAEQRQNFIKLDHEYAANHAAEALDWWNQKFKS, from the coding sequence ATGTTCAGATCGCATTTCAGCCGTCGGTCGGTCCTCGGCATGGGCGCCGCCGCGGGCGCCGTCATGCTGACGGGAATGCCCGCGCGGGCCGCCGGCCAGATCGTGGTCACGACCTGGGGCGGCGACAACGAGCGGGCCATTCGCGAGTCCGCCGGCGCGGCCATGGGCCAGGAGCGCGGCACGTCGGTCATCTTCGACACCGGCACGCCCTCGGCGCGCAAGACCAAGCTGCTGGCGGAAGCCGGCCGGCCCCGCAACAGCATCGACGTCGTCCACCTGACCGATTCCGACATGTACCAGATGCAGCGGCAGGGCTTCCTGCTCGACATCAATGAGCAGGTCGTTCCGGGATATGACCGGATCCTCGAGGAGCTGCGCACGCCCTACAGCGTGCCGACGAATTTCAGCGCCCTCGTCCTCGTCTACAACCGCAACCACGTCTCCTCGATGACGTCGTGGAAGGATCTGTGGAAGGACGAATACAAGGGCCGCATCGGCATGACCGACCTGTCCTACGACAAGATCATCCAGATCGCGTCGGCGACCTTCGGCAGCGGAACGAGCGACTATGCCCCCGGCTACGAGGCGCTGCTGGCGCTGAAGGAACTGGGTGTGCGCATCTACCCCTCGAACGAGGCCTGCGGCAACGCCTTCGCCAGCGAGGAGATCGTCGCCGCAATCCAGTGGAAGGGACGCGCCGTACAATGGGCCGAGGCCGGGCTGCCGCTCGACTACGCCGTGCCGGTGGAAGGCGGCTATCCGACCTCCTTCGAGATGGCGATCACCAAGAACAGCGGCAACATCGAGGAGGCCGGCGCGTTCCTCGACTTCATGCTGAGGCCGGAATCGCAGCTCGCGCTCGCGGAGGCGATCGGCCAGGCACCCGTCGTCCACGACGCCGCCCTGCCCCCCGAGCTTCAGGAGAAGGTTGCGTTCACCGCCGAGCAGCGCCAGAATTTTATCAAGCTCGACCACGAATACGCGGCCAACCACGCCGCCGAAGCGCTGGACTGGTGGAACCAGAAGTTCAAGTCATAG